A DNA window from Phragmites australis chromosome 11, lpPhrAust1.1, whole genome shotgun sequence contains the following coding sequences:
- the LOC133884453 gene encoding serine/arginine-rich splicing factor RS2Z33-like, whose translation MPRYDDRYGNTRLYVGRLSSRTRSRDLEYLFSKYGRIREVELKRDYAFIEFSDPRDADDAQYNLDGREVDGSRIIVEFAKGVPRGSGGSREYMGRGPPPGTGRCFNCGIDGHWARDCKAGDWKNKCYRCGERGHIERNCQNSPRSLRRERSYSRSPTPRRGRGRSRSYSRSRSYSRSRSRSLSGSPRGGRRAHDEKRSRSLSYSRSPRRSVSPPAKEKERSPTPDGSRSPMSPSPQDRVSPPPKDNGERNGSDRGDSPVGRENSRSRSPSDGYRSPAANGSSPSPKGDHSPSPKDNGNNNDDDDRRASPRGSESP comes from the exons TGTTGGTAGACTGTCCTCCCGCACTCGTTCCCGTGACCTAGAATACCTTTTCAGCAAATACGGAAG AATACGAGAAGTGGAGTTGAAGCGCGACTATGCGTTTATT GAATTCAGTGATCCTCGTGATGCTGATGACGCGCAATACAACCTAGATGGCAGGGAGGTTGACGGGAGCCGCATTATTGTTGAGTTTGCTAAAGGG GTTCCACGTGGTTCAGGTGGCTCACGTGAATATATGGGAAGGGGGCCTCCGCCAGGAACAGGCCGTTGTTTTAACTGTGGAATTGATGGTCACTGGGCAAGAGACTGCAAGGCTGGTGACTGGAAGAACAAATGTTACCGCTGTGGAGAAAGGGGTCATATCGAAAGAAACTGCCAGAACAGTCCAAGGAGTCTCAG GCGTGAGAGAAGTTATTCAAGGTCCCCAACTCCACGCCGTGGACGGGGCCGTAGTCGGAGCTACAGCCGAAGCCGGAGCTACAG CCGATCTAGATCCAGATCCCTGTCTGGGTCTCCCAGGGGTGGACGCCGTGCCCATGATGAGAAGAGATCAAGGAGTCTTAGCTACAGCAGGAGCCCCAGGCGATCCGTCTCGCCACCTGCAAAGGAAAAGGAGCGCAGCCCCACACCTGATGGTAGTAGGAGCCCAATGAGTCCCAGCCCCCAGGATCGGGTGAGCCCACCACCAAAGGACAATGGTGAGCGCAATGGCTCAGACCGTGGTGACAGCCCTGTGGGGAGGGAGAACAGTCGGAGCCGGAGCCCATCTGATGGCTACCGTAGCCCTGCGGCCAATGGGAGCAGCCCGAGTCCTAAGGGTGATCATAGCCCAAGTCCCAAGGACAATGGCaacaacaatgatgatgatgaccgcCGTGCTTCACCAAGAGGAAGCGAATCCCCCTGA
- the LOC133884452 gene encoding ABC transporter G family member 16-like produces MGTSGHAVIDIDADEAGGQAMQPFAPVPYVLNFTDLSYSVKKGGGLGCLPSRASNRLASADAPPSGSRHTKTLLDGISGEAREGELFAVMGASGSGKSTLVDALAGRIARESLRGSVTLNGEPLHGRRLRAIAAYVMQDDLLYPMLTVRETLLFAAEFRLPRALSPDKKRARVDVLIDQLGLSRAADTIIGDEGHRGVSGGERRRVSIGTDIIHDPILLFLDEPTSGLDSASAFMVVQVLRRIAQSGSVVIMTIHQPSARILGILDRLLLLSRGRTVYAGTPAGLKPFFAEFGAAIPDNENPAEFALDTIREFERQPDGGAALVDFNAKWQQAKVDKDNKLLSTMPLEFAIAQSVSCGKLVAGSGTVSGSVPTFANPPWTEVWVLMKRSFTNTGRMPELFAMRLGTIMVTGFILATIFWRLDDTPKGVQERLGFFAMGMSTMFYVCADALPVFVQERHIYLRETAHNAYRRISYVLANAVVAFPPLVLLSLAFAATTFFAVGLAGGGASFMFFVLIVLASFWAGSGFVTFLSAVVPHVMLGYTVVVAILAYFLLFSGFFITRDRIPDYWLWFHYLSLVKYPYQAVLQNEFVGASRCFSRGVQMFDGSPIGRMPEAVKLKVLDAISATLGTNITANTCVATGADVLAQQAVTDIGKWKCLLVTVAWGFVFRALFYVVLLIGSKNKRR; encoded by the coding sequence ATGGGGACCTCGGGCCACGCAGTGATCGACATCGACGCCGACGAGGCAGGCGGACAGGCGATGCAGCCTTTCGCTCCTGTCCCGTACGTGCTCAACTTCACCGACCTGTCGTACAGCGTCAAGAAGGGCGGCGGGCTGGGGTGCCTGCCGTCGCGGGCCAGCAACCGCCTCGCGTCCGCGGACGCGCCTCCGTCCGGGTCCAGGCACACCAAGACGCTGCTCGACGGCATATCTGGCGAGGCGCGCGAGGGGGAGCTGTTCGCCGTCATGGGCGCCAGCGGGTCGGGCAAGTCGACGCTGGTGGACGCGCTCGCGGGGCGGATCGCGAGGGAGAGCCTCCGCGGAAGCGTCACGCTCAACGGGGAGCCGCTCCACGGGCGCCGCCTCCGCGCCATCGCCGCCTACGTCATGCAGGACGACCTGCTGTACCCGATGCTCACCGTGCGCGAGACGCTGCTGTTCGCCGCCGAGTTCCGCCTCCCGCGCGCGCTCTCCCCCGACAAGAAGCGCGCCCGCGTCGACGTGCTCATCGACCAGCTCGGCCTCTCCCGCGCCGCGGACACCATCATCGGCGACGAGGGCCACCGCGGGGTGTCGGGAGGCGAGCGCCGGCGGGTGTCGATCGGCACGGACATAATACACGACCCGATCCTGCTGTTCTTGGACGAGCCCACCTCGGGGCTGGATTCGGCGAGCGCCTTCATGGTGGTGCAGGTGCTCCGCCGGATCGCGCAGAGCGGCAGCGTCGTCATCATGACCATCCACCAGCCCAGCGCCCGCATCCTCGGCATCCTCGACCGCCTCCTGCTCCTCTCGCGTGGCCGCACTGTCTACGCAGGCACGCCAGCCGGCCTCAAGCCCTTCTTCGCAGAGTTTGGCGCGGCCATCCCGGACAACGAGAACCCCGCCGAGTTCGCGCTCGACACCATCCGAGAGTTCGAGCGCCAGCCCGACGGCGGCGCCGCGCTCGTCGACTTCAACGCCAAGTGGCAGCAGGCCAAAGTCGACAAGGACAACAAGCTCTTGAGCACGATGCCCCTGGAGTTCGCGATCGCCCAGAGCGTGTCCTGCGGGAAGCTGGTCGCCGGGAGCGGGACGGTGAGCGGGTCGGTTCCGACGTTCGCGAACCCGCCGTGGACGGAGGTGTGGGTGCTTATGAAACGGTCCTTCACCAACACGGGGCGCATGCCAGAGCTCTTTGCCATGCGGCTGGGAACGATCATGGTAACTGGGTTCATCCTGGCGACCATCTTCTGGCGCCTCGACGACACGCCCAAGGGCGTCCAGGAGCGGCTGGGCTTCTTCGCCATGGGCATGTCGACCATGTTCTACGTGTGCGCCGACGCGCTGCCGGTGTTCGTGCAGGAGCGCCACATCTACCTGCGCGAGACGGCGCACAACGCCTACCGCCGCATCTCCTACGTGCTCGCCAACGCCGTCGTCGCGTTCCCGCCGCTCGTGCTCCTGTCGCTCGCCTTCGCGGCCACCACCTTCTTCGCCGTGggcctcgccggcggcggcgcctcgtTCATGTTCTTCGTGCTCATTGTACTGGCCTCCTTCTGGGCGGGCAGCGGCTTCGTCACCTTCCTCTCCGCCGTGGTGCCGCACGTCATGCTGGGCTACACGGTGGTCGTCGCCATCTTAGCGTACTTCCTCCTGTTCTCCGGCTTCTTCATCACTCGGGACCGCATACCGGACTACTGGCTGTGGTTCCATTACCTGTCCCTGGTGAAGTACCCGTACCAAGCAGTTCTTCAGAACGAGTTTGTTGGTGCATCGCGGTGCTTCTCGCGAGGGGTCCAGATGTTCGACGGCAGCCCGATAGGGCGCATGCCAGAGGCCGTCAAACTGAAGGTGCTCGACGCCATCAGCGCCACGCTGGGCACCAACATCACGGCCAACACTTGCGTCGCCACCGGCGCCGACGTGCTGGCGCAGCAGGCCGTGACGGATATAGGAAAGTGGAAGTGCCTGCTGGTGACCGTGGCATGGGGCTTCGTGTTCAGGGCCTTGTTCTATGTTGTGTTGCTCATCGGCAGCAAGAACAAGAGGAGGTGA
- the LOC133884280 gene encoding glycine-rich cell wall structural protein-like isoform X2, with the protein MGGGKDKNNESDKGLFSNLMHGVAGGQGYPQQGYPPQGYPPQGAYPPPPGAYPPPPGAYPPQHGYPQPGGYPQPGGYPPAGYPGSSQQGHGGGLGGGHMGPLLAGGAAAAAAAYGANKLSHGQGGHGGLGAFGGHGGYGHGAQGGYGQGYGGHGGYGQGYGGHGGYGQGHGGHGKFKHGKHGHGKHGHGKFKKWK; encoded by the exons ATGGGAGGAGGGAAGGACAAGAATAATGAGAGCGACAAGGGGCTCTTCTCAAACCTGATGCACGGCGTTGCCGGTGGACAAGGGTATCCGCAGCAGGGATACCCTCCGCAAGGCTACCCTCCGCAAGGAGCATACCCGCCTCCACCGGGGGCTTACCCACCTCCACCTGGGGCATACCCTCCACAGCATGGGTACCCTCAACCAGGTGGATACCCTCAACCAGGTGGCTATCCCCCTGCAGGCTACCCTGGCTCATCTCAACAGG GTCACGGGGGCGGCCTTGGTGGGGGACACATGGGGCCACTGCTAGCTGGAGGCGCAgccgctgcagctgctgctTATGGAGCAAACAAGCTTTCTCACGGTCAAGGAGGACACGGTGGATTGGGGGCCTTTGGAGGCCATGGTGGTTACGGCCACGGAGCACAAG GCGGTTATGGCCAAGGCTATGGAGGCCATGGTGGTTATGGCCAAGGCTATGGAGGCCATGGTGGTTATGGCCAAGGCCATGGCGGCCATGGCAAGTTCAAGCACGGCAAGCATGGGCACGGCAAGCATGGACACGGCAAGTTCAAGAAGTGGAAGTGA
- the LOC133884280 gene encoding glycine-rich cell wall structural protein-like isoform X3 → MGGGKDKNNESDKGLFSNLMHGVAGGQGYPQQGYPPQGYPPQGAYPPPPGAYPPPPGAYPPQHGYPQPGGYPQPGGYPPAGYPGSSQQGHGGGLGGGHMGPLLAGGAAAAAAAYGANKLSHGQGGHGGLGAFGGHGGYGHGAQGGYGHGAQGGYGQGYGGHGGYGQGHGGHGKFKHGKHGHGKHGHGKFKKWK, encoded by the exons ATGGGAGGAGGGAAGGACAAGAATAATGAGAGCGACAAGGGGCTCTTCTCAAACCTGATGCACGGCGTTGCCGGTGGACAAGGGTATCCGCAGCAGGGATACCCTCCGCAAGGCTACCCTCCGCAAGGAGCATACCCGCCTCCACCGGGGGCTTACCCACCTCCACCTGGGGCATACCCTCCACAGCATGGGTACCCTCAACCAGGTGGATACCCTCAACCAGGTGGCTATCCCCCTGCAGGCTACCCTGGCTCATCTCAACAGG GTCACGGGGGCGGCCTTGGTGGGGGACACATGGGGCCACTGCTAGCTGGAGGCGCAgccgctgcagctgctgctTATGGAGCAAACAAGCTTTCTCACGGTCAAGGAGGACACGGTGGATTGGGGGCCTTTGGAGGCCATGGTGGTTACGGCCACGGAGCACAAGGTGGTTACGGCCACGGAGCACAAGGTGGTTATGGCCAAG GCTATGGAGGCCATGGTGGTTATGGCCAAGGCCATGGCGGCCATGGCAAGTTCAAGCACGGCAAGCATGGGCACGGCAAGCATGGACACGGCAAGTTCAAGAAGTGGAAGTGA
- the LOC133884280 gene encoding glycine-rich cell wall structural protein-like isoform X1 has translation MGGGKDKNNESDKGLFSNLMHGVAGGQGYPQQGYPPQGYPPQGAYPPPPGAYPPPPGAYPPQHGYPQPGGYPQPGGYPPAGYPGSSQQGHGGGLGGGHMGPLLAGGAAAAAAAYGANKLSHGQGGHGGLGAFGGHGGYGHGAQGGYGHGAQGGYGQGGYGQGYGGHGGYGQGYGGHGGYGQGHGGHGKFKHGKHGHGKHGHGKFKKWK, from the exons ATGGGAGGAGGGAAGGACAAGAATAATGAGAGCGACAAGGGGCTCTTCTCAAACCTGATGCACGGCGTTGCCGGTGGACAAGGGTATCCGCAGCAGGGATACCCTCCGCAAGGCTACCCTCCGCAAGGAGCATACCCGCCTCCACCGGGGGCTTACCCACCTCCACCTGGGGCATACCCTCCACAGCATGGGTACCCTCAACCAGGTGGATACCCTCAACCAGGTGGCTATCCCCCTGCAGGCTACCCTGGCTCATCTCAACAGG GTCACGGGGGCGGCCTTGGTGGGGGACACATGGGGCCACTGCTAGCTGGAGGCGCAgccgctgcagctgctgctTATGGAGCAAACAAGCTTTCTCACGGTCAAGGAGGACACGGTGGATTGGGGGCCTTTGGAGGCCATGGTGGTTACGGCCACGGAGCACAAGGTGGTTACGGCCACGGAGCACAAGGTGGTTATGGCCAAGGCGGTTATGGCCAAGGCTATGGAGGCCATGGTGGTTATGGCCAAGGCTATGGAGGCCATGGTGGTTATGGCCAAGGCCATGGCGGCCATGGCAAGTTCAAGCACGGCAAGCATGGGCACGGCAAGCATGGACACGGCAAGTTCAAGAAGTGGAAGTGA
- the LOC133884279 gene encoding UPF0014 membrane protein STAR2, translated as MQITRREERTRVPRRLSPAGSARRRSPELSGPGPAATCARSQPDGPHHNTPPYISLGIPILPHVAPGRTRPRRRLCSNKKEHEPPVRSSTSPASTSTAPPPSSLAPTPSPAPHPPPQEHAPPCLLARSTSTDNCAHRPSAEKAAAPVPSPSRARPTMEHASALLELVARQVDPGQPGFWRDFLVGMLKPLAATAVVAMAVALSFTQRLGLEGEMLYAIARAFLQLSVIGFVLQFIFTQKNALWILLAYLFMVTVAGYTAGQRAKHVPRGKYIACVSILVGTAITMFLLVVLNVFPFTPRYIIPVAGMMVGNAMTVTGVTMKKLREDVKIQRSLVETALALGATPRQATLQQVKRSLVIALSPVIDNAKTVGLIALPGAMTGLIMGGASPLEAIQLQIVVMNMLMGASTVSSILSTYLCWPAFFTKAFQLQDKVFAD; from the exons ATGCAGATCACGCGACGAGAGGAGAGGACACGTGTGCCGCGGCGACTGTCTCCGGCCGGCTCGGCTCGCCGGAGAAGCCCAGAGTTGAGCGGACCTGGACCTGCCGCCACATGCGCCCGCTCACAGCCAGATGGGCCCCATCACAACACACCTCCGTATATATCTCTCGGGATCCCCATCCTCCCCCACGTAGCACCCGGACGGACACGgccaaggcgaaggctttgctCGAACAAGAAAGAGCACGAGCCGCCCGTACGGTCCAGCACCTCACCagcctccacctccaccgcgccgccgccttcctcacTTGCTCCCACCCCCAGTCCAGCACCGCATCCCCCGCCTCAAGAACACGCGCCGCCGTGCTTGCTTGCTCGCTCGACCTCGACTGACAACTGCGCGCACCGGCCGTCGGCTGAGAAAGCAGCAGCACCCGTTCCATCCCCTTCCCGCGCGCGGCCGACGATGGAGCACGCGTCCGCGTTGCTGGAGCTGGTGGCGCGGCAGGTGGACCCGGGGCAGCCGGGGTTCTGGCGGGACTTCCTGGTGGGCATGCTCAAGCCGTTGGCGGCCACCGCCGTGGTCGCCATGGCCGTCGCGCTCAGCTTCACGCAGCGCCTGGGGCTCGAGGGCGAGATGCTCTACGCCATCGCGCGCGCCTTCCTCCAGCTCTCCGTCATCGGATTCGTCCTCCAGTTCATCTTCACGCAGAAGAACGCGCTCTGGATCCTCCTCGCCTACCTCTTCATG GTGACGGTCGCGGGCTACACGGCGGGCCAGCGCGCGAAGCACGTCCCCCGAGGGAAGTACATCGCCTGCGTTTCCATCCTTGTCGGCACGGCCATCACCATGTTCCTGCTCGTGGTGCTCAACGTCTTCCCCTTCACGCCCCGGTACATCATCCCCGTCGCCGGCATGATGGTTGGCAACGCCATGACCGTCACCGGcgtcaccatgaagaagctccGGGAAGACGTCAAGATCCAGAGGAGCCTG GTGGAGACTGCGCTTGCTCTGGGAGCGACACCGCGTCAGGCGACGCTGCAGCAGGTGAAGAGGTCGCTCGTGATCGCGCTGTCCCCGGTCATCGACAACGCCAAGACGGTGGGGCTGATCGCGCTGCCCGGCGCCATGACGGGGCTCATCATGGGCGGCGCGTCGCCGCTGGAGGCCATCCAGCTGCAGATCGTGGTGATGAACATGCTCATGGGGGCCTCCACCGTCAGCAGCATCCTCTCCACCTACCTCTGCTGGCCGGCCTTCTTCACCAAGGCCTTCCAGCTTCAAGACAAGGTCTTTGCTGACTAG
- the LOC133884994 gene encoding putative WUSCHEL-related homeobox 2, translating into MPSQQQQQVGSTRWCPTPEQLMILEEMYRGGLRTPNASQIQQITAHLASYGRIEGKNVFYWFQNHKARDRQKLRRRLCMSHNLLSCAQYYAAHHHHGHGFLRGVAPPTSLAAAAYGCSVFDQAAAGQLLSPTSPTPAAAAAYGYYYPATAFAAAPASRCAGAATPPSPSSLFHYQGGGGVVAAESLGRPEYSLGKLDNFGVALDDVVSTAAVDMGPPGFEVAPPTAPFCRPLKTLDLFPGGLKEEQHDVV; encoded by the exons atgccgtcacagcagcagcagcaggtggGGTCGACGCGGTGGTGCCCGACGCCGGAGCAGCTGATGATCCTGGAGGAGATGTACCGCGGCGGCCTGCGCACGCCCAACGCGTCGCAGATCCAGCAGATCACGGCGCACCTCGCCAGCTACGGCCGCATCGAGGGCAAGAACGTCTTCTACTGGTTCCAGAACCACAAGGCTCGCGACCGCCAGAAGCTGCGCCGCAGGCTCTGCATGAGCCATAACCTCCTCTCCTGCGCGCAGTACTATGccgcccaccaccaccacggccaCGGCTTCCTCAGAGGCGTCGCACCGCCGACTTCTCTTGCGGCCGCGGCGTACGGATGCAGCGTCTTCGACCAGGCGGCCGCCGGCCAGCTGCTCTCCCCAACGTCGCCCACCCCGGCTGCCGCAGCTGCCTACGGGTATTACTACCCCGCCACAGCCTTCGCTGCTGCACCGGCGAGCAGGTGCGCCGGCGCCGCCACTCCCCCGTCGCCCAGCTCACTGTTTCACTATCAG GGCGGTGGCGGGGTTGTGGCGGCGGAGTCGCTCGGCCGGCCGGAGTACTCGctgggaaagctggacaacttCGGTGTAGCGTTGGACGACGTCGTGAGTACCGCCGCCGTCGATATGGGGCCGCCAGGGTTCGAGGTGGCACCACCGACGGCGCCGTTCTGCCGGCCACTcaagacgctggacctcttccCTGGCGGGCTCAAAGAAGAACAACACGACGTGGTTTGA